A genome region from Anaerolineae bacterium includes the following:
- a CDS encoding flavodoxin family protein — MAEVLVAYYSRSGNTQAMAELIAEGARSAGATAVVKSVEAVSMEDLLSADGIAVGSPTYYGTMAAPVKQLLDESVEIHGQLEGKAGAAFSSAGGPGGGQQTTIMDIVAALLIHGMVVQGDPQGDHYGPVATGKPDARAAEQCRRAGRRLAALAQRLHP, encoded by the coding sequence ATGGCCGAAGTGTTGGTGGCGTACTACAGCCGGAGCGGGAACACTCAGGCCATGGCCGAGCTCATCGCCGAAGGAGCCCGGTCGGCCGGAGCGACAGCGGTTGTCAAGAGCGTCGAGGCGGTCTCGATGGAGGACTTGCTTTCCGCCGACGGCATCGCCGTCGGGTCGCCCACCTACTACGGGACTATGGCGGCGCCGGTGAAGCAGCTGCTCGACGAGTCAGTCGAGATACATGGGCAGCTGGAGGGTAAGGCTGGAGCGGCTTTCTCCTCGGCCGGGGGGCCGGGCGGGGGGCAACAGACCACCATCATGGATATCGTGGCCGCTTTGCTCATCCACGGCATGGTGGTACAGGGCGACCCGCAGGGAGACCACTACGGCCCGGTGGCCACCGGGAAGCCGGATGCCCGGGCAGCAGAGCAGTGTCGCAGGGCCGGGCGACGGCTAGCCGCGCTCGCTCAGCGGCTTCACCCCTGA
- the proC gene encoding pyrroline-5-carboxylate reductase, which translates to MSPPTGAVFGNGHLLVVGGGVMGGAICEALLGRGVADPMGVVVAEPEAEKQAALRARLGVRTVARAAEAVEGAALVLLAIKPQVFPHVAEELQGRIPRGVPVLSIMAGLTLERVAADLDHPEVVRAMPNAAARVFGSVTVWCATPAVTPAQRDLVRTVLGAIGHAVEVDEESVLDLATAVSGSGPAYLCLVAEAMIEAAVGIGLTRALAQHLVFQTFAGTAALLTAPGAHPALVRESVTSPGGTTAAGLQALERGAVRAAFAEAVRAALQRARELGSNR; encoded by the coding sequence GTGAGCCCGCCCACCGGGGCCGTCTTCGGCAACGGGCACCTTCTGGTCGTGGGAGGCGGCGTCATGGGCGGCGCCATTTGTGAGGCGCTCCTCGGCCGCGGGGTGGCTGACCCGATGGGGGTGGTCGTTGCCGAGCCAGAGGCCGAGAAGCAGGCGGCGCTGCGGGCTCGCCTGGGAGTGCGGACGGTAGCCCGGGCGGCCGAAGCCGTCGAGGGAGCCGCGCTGGTGCTCCTGGCCATCAAGCCCCAGGTCTTCCCCCACGTTGCCGAGGAGCTGCAGGGTCGCATCCCCCGAGGGGTGCCAGTGCTATCCATCATGGCTGGCCTGACCCTCGAGCGGGTGGCCGCCGATCTGGATCACCCGGAAGTGGTGCGCGCCATGCCCAACGCTGCAGCGCGGGTGTTCGGGAGCGTGACCGTATGGTGTGCCACGCCGGCTGTGACTCCGGCTCAGCGAGATCTGGTGCGGACAGTGCTGGGCGCCATCGGTCACGCCGTGGAGGTGGATGAGGAGTCGGTGCTGGACCTTGCCACCGCTGTCAGTGGTTCCGGCCCCGCCTATCTGTGCCTCGTAGCTGAGGCCATGATCGAGGCGGCGGTCGGCATCGGCCTCACCCGAGCTCTGGCCCAGCACCTGGTGTTCCAGACTTTCGCCGGAACGGCAGCGTTGCTGACGGCGCCGGGAGCACACCCAGCGCTCGTCCGGGAGAGCGTCACTTCGCCGGGAGGCACCACCGCCGCTGGGCTCCAGGCCCTGGAGAGAGGGGCAGTCCGGGCTGCCTTCGCCGAAGCCGTGCGCGCGGCTCTACAACGCGCTCGTGAGCTGGGGAGCAACAGATGA
- a CDS encoding M28 family peptidase, which produces MTEVQPDLTLQAAEAALGHIHHIAGEIGPRPVGSEGERAAARYVHKKLTTAGLTDAMWQEFTAPRSEWMPFALAAAVALVGVGLWMLLRQSLVGAYLGALGLGFGLWEVYAKLNFGWSPLSGLVLRSQSQNVVASVQPTEGTGRNAVLFAHLDSQRTPLFFRSHTALRIFFIFLYLTLAVLLLTLIAFVVSWFAEVTLPQWAGAPALVLATVAVVAMVHAELTPYSIGANDNASAVGVSLEVARHFRSHPLRHTRLWFVFTGAEETGCHGAAAFLSSQGDQLLQAYAVALEGVGICPPAYTSREGILGSYRSNGDLLRLLERLERNRPHLGLRRVALRGGYTEAGTAIRRGYRSVALVGLDERGDLPYWHTREDTPDKVQREALAATFETIVSLLEALDELPVSIKLSGVKPLSERG; this is translated from the coding sequence ATGACTGAAGTTCAACCCGATCTGACTCTGCAGGCAGCCGAAGCCGCCCTCGGTCACATCCACCACATCGCCGGCGAGATCGGTCCCCGGCCAGTGGGTTCGGAGGGGGAGCGGGCAGCTGCGCGCTATGTCCACAAGAAGCTGACAACCGCCGGGCTGACCGACGCCATGTGGCAGGAGTTTACTGCGCCCCGCTCTGAGTGGATGCCTTTCGCCCTCGCTGCCGCGGTCGCTCTAGTCGGGGTAGGGCTTTGGATGCTGTTGCGTCAGTCGCTGGTGGGCGCCTACCTGGGCGCTCTGGGGCTGGGCTTCGGGCTGTGGGAGGTGTACGCCAAGCTGAACTTCGGGTGGTCTCCCCTGAGCGGCCTGGTGCTGCGGTCCCAGTCGCAGAACGTGGTAGCCAGCGTCCAGCCCACCGAGGGCACCGGCCGCAATGCGGTGCTCTTCGCCCACCTGGACAGCCAGCGCACGCCCTTGTTCTTCCGCTCCCACACGGCGCTTCGGATCTTCTTCATCTTCCTCTACCTGACCCTGGCGGTGCTGCTCCTCACCCTGATCGCATTCGTGGTCTCTTGGTTCGCCGAGGTCACTCTCCCCCAGTGGGCGGGCGCGCCGGCACTGGTCTTGGCCACGGTCGCCGTCGTGGCCATGGTCCACGCCGAGTTGACGCCCTACTCGATCGGGGCCAACGACAACGCCTCGGCCGTGGGAGTAAGCCTCGAGGTGGCCAGACATTTCCGAAGTCATCCCCTTCGGCACACCAGGCTCTGGTTCGTCTTTACCGGGGCCGAGGAGACCGGGTGCCACGGCGCCGCCGCTTTCCTCAGCTCCCAAGGCGACCAACTCCTCCAGGCTTACGCCGTGGCCCTGGAGGGCGTCGGCATTTGCCCGCCCGCCTATACCTCGCGCGAAGGCATCCTGGGCAGCTACCGATCCAACGGAGACTTGCTCCGCCTCCTCGAGCGGCTGGAGCGCAACAGGCCCCACTTGGGGCTCCGCCGCGTCGCCCTCCGAGGAGGCTACACCGAGGCCGGCACAGCCATCAGACGCGGATATCGATCCGTGGCCCTGGTGGGCTTGGACGAGCGAGGCGACCTGCCGTACTGGCACACCCGCGAAGACACACCGGACAAGGTACAGCGGGAGGCTCTCGCCGCCACGTTCGAGACCATCGTCTCCCTGCTGGAGGCGCTGGACGAACTGCCAGTCTCTATCAAACTCTCAGGGGTGAAGCCGCTGAGCGAGCGCGGCTAG
- a CDS encoding DUF167 domain-containing protein: MPPEPWFRLSVRVTPRSGRDDISGFRDGTLMVRLRAAPVEGAANEALIALLASQLSLPKRAIALTGGHRSRTKQITVHGLTPEEALRRLGVSPPR; the protein is encoded by the coding sequence GTGCCGCCCGAGCCTTGGTTCCGGTTGAGCGTGCGAGTCACGCCTCGCTCCGGTCGGGACGACATCAGCGGCTTCCGTGATGGGACGCTAATGGTGCGGCTCAGGGCGGCACCAGTCGAGGGAGCCGCCAACGAGGCCCTGATCGCCTTGCTGGCTAGTCAGCTGTCGCTGCCCAAGAGGGCCATTGCTCTGACCGGTGGCCATCGCTCGCGGACCAAGCAAATCACTGTCCATGGTCTCACACCCGAGGAAGCACTTCGGCGTCTGGGGGTGTCACCTCCTAGATGA
- a CDS encoding YggS family pyridoxal phosphate-dependent enzyme: protein MLRVNHACQQAGRSPDEITIVAASKTRTPAEVLAALAAGIVHCGENRPEEAQPKIEEVWTQAEALGLPSPRWHMIGHVQSRKAKLVVGRYHLVHSLDSLRLAQRLSRLAEEQGPEMECLVEINVGGEESKYGYPAPAEDGAFAPSFLRDLEGMLELPALRITGLMTMAPPVEHPDEARPYFRRLRLMRDRLREQFPHQDWRQLSMGMTDDFEAGILEGATILRIGRALFGPRSA from the coding sequence ATGCTCAGGGTGAACCACGCCTGCCAACAGGCAGGCCGGTCTCCCGACGAGATCACCATAGTGGCGGCCTCCAAGACCCGCACGCCTGCCGAAGTCCTGGCAGCCTTGGCGGCCGGCATCGTCCACTGCGGCGAGAACCGGCCCGAGGAGGCTCAACCGAAGATCGAGGAAGTCTGGACCCAAGCTGAGGCGTTGGGGCTTCCTTCCCCCCGCTGGCACATGATCGGCCACGTCCAGAGCCGCAAGGCCAAGCTGGTGGTGGGCCGGTATCATCTCGTTCACTCTCTGGATTCGCTTCGCCTGGCTCAACGCCTCTCCCGCCTGGCAGAGGAGCAGGGCCCTGAGATGGAATGCCTCGTCGAGATCAACGTCGGGGGAGAGGAGAGCAAGTACGGTTACCCGGCGCCGGCGGAGGACGGCGCCTTTGCTCCCTCCTTCCTGCGGGACCTGGAGGGGATGCTGGAGCTGCCGGCCTTGCGGATCACAGGCCTTATGACCATGGCTCCTCCGGTGGAACATCCAGACGAGGCGCGTCCCTACTTCCGACGCTTGCGGCTCATGCGCGATCGGCTGAGGGAGCAGTTCCCCCATCAGGATTGGCGTCAGCTTTCCATGGGGATGACCGATGACTTCGAGGCCGGCATTCTGGAAGGAGCAACCATCTTGCGCATTGGCCGTGCCCTATTCGGCCCGAGGTCCGCGTGA
- a CDS encoding YggT family protein has translation MSFLINFVNLFFQILQLAILVRIILSWFRVDPYNPFMQILYQITEPVLEPFRRVIPPIGMIDITPIVALLVLRLVQRIIVTMLLGLL, from the coding sequence ATCTCCTTCCTCATCAATTTCGTCAACCTCTTCTTCCAGATCCTCCAGCTCGCCATCTTGGTGAGGATCATTCTGTCGTGGTTCCGGGTGGACCCGTACAACCCGTTCATGCAGATACTCTATCAGATCACTGAGCCGGTGCTGGAACCTTTCCGGCGCGTGATCCCTCCCATCGGCATGATTGACATCACGCCCATAGTGGCGCTGCTGGTGCTCCGACTGGTGCAACGCATCATCGTTACCATGCTGCTGGGCCTGTTGTAG